ATGCGGGCCTGCGTGTGTGACGGTTAAGACCTCTCCGATTGCCGGCGTATTTCCAAAGTATTTTTGGGCCAGCGCCTCAGTCAAAACTATCGCATTCGGATCACTCAGCGCCGTAGCCGGATTACCTTCCAGTAAATCAAAATCAAAGACATCAAAGAAGTGCCCGGTCGCCACCAACCCGTCTTCAAAAAATTGCGCAGCACCAAATTCGAGGAGTGAACTGACTTTGTCGATGTACACGGCATGTTCAACTTCCGGGAATTCTGCCACAAGGGTTTCTGCCATCGGCGCCGGCGTCACAGCATACGTGTTATTGCCCTGATAAAAGCCTTCCTTGTTGACTTCCTCTATGCGATAGATGCGGTCTGCCTTTTCATGGAAGGTGTCGTAGCTAAGTTCGAATTTGGCAAACAGACCGATCAAAATAAAACAAGTCAGCCCGATTGCTAAACCCGTCACATTGATGACCGAATAACCCAACTGTTTGCGCAGGATACGCAGCGCTATTTTAACATGGTTCTTGAGCACGATGACAGTAGCTTTAAATAGATGATGCATGTTTCATCTCTGGAAAGACAAGATACATGCCATGTGCTTAATTATGCATTACAAGGCTAAATATGCGCTATTTTAATGGATTTGTTGTTCGCTGGCAATACAGAAACTGTTCATAAACGGACAGTTGAATTTTATCTCATCTTTGCTGTTTGTCGGATATTTTCATTGCGTTTCTTCAACGGTAATCCGGCAGAGCACCGTATTGTCTGTTTCCAAATCTGGTCCCCAGATGAGCGCTGCGCTTGCGTCCCAGGTGATGCCATCATAGCCGCCTTTGGGGTCAACAGCGCTTGCGGCATGCACCGTGGTGGCTGTCCAGTTGCTATCATCGAAGCTGGCCGTTTTCCAGTTTGCAGGCTCGCCGAGGTCGTTGTATCCACACGGTGCGGTGCCGGCCACAGGATTTGCTTCGTTTTCGCACGTCTTGTCCAA
This genomic stretch from Bacteroidota bacterium harbors:
- a CDS encoding PEBP family protein, with protein sequence PITTERSFNAESVTFEADYPLQLNFILKDFKENDTGLEYIGANNQQMGDGGFIMQLTHLGSGDVIAVTHAEWACTVIHEAPLDKTCENEANPVAGTAPCGYNDLGEPANWKTASFDDSNWTATTVHAASAVDPKGGYDGITWDASAALIWGPDLETDNTVLCRITVEETQ